The proteins below are encoded in one region of Centropristis striata isolate RG_2023a ecotype Rhode Island chromosome 12, C.striata_1.0, whole genome shotgun sequence:
- the LOC131982376 gene encoding uncharacterized protein LOC131982376, whose protein sequence is MAGQQNRISTQEMLHFCVTVSCVLFGSASGHTNEEKCYGSSMIFPMSYSPPSFKGRMYFTPSSGGPRKLIMDNGELKDPRLAISYLSAELKHLTERDQGTFSVMLSNGFETDVIRLKISDCSKRVTEYYGATYSSDVPSDAEFLEFTLLYSKDQPKVLWNRTNPQTNRGRRVQVARSGRSWEINDLTQADNGYYSFRAKDNNLLIRTRLEVKEHASHYNAKMDEEIFIENLFGGSVWTVDFKREDEEDYYFGTLIEKGRLQNRPAFKKRLQIYDDGIIIHPVRHGDSGTFEFRDQQGNLAQIVELVVEVEEEKVPTGDIIGIAVGSVFAMIVCCCCVRKCCCKKSSSKRDESTPPVFNHDSTQPAVPSYSAAPAPHHSYQPTNSFVPTEPTTTSLEPSVHNPVNIHVNPPQPEVVPLRGQTTDPAPTLGSDCLSSDPGPQFELKGLTFLTGPPLSSESTSTDVYTSDKLNFL, encoded by the exons GTTCAGCCAGTGGTCATACAAATGAAGAGAAGTGCTATGGCAGTAGTATGATATTTCCAATGTCATATTCGCCACCTTCTTTCAAAGGAAGGATGTACTTCACCCCTAGTAGTGGGGGACCCAGGAAGCTAATCATGGATAATGGGGAG TTAAAGGACCCACGCCTCGCCATTTCCTATCTCTCAGCTGAACTTAAACATTTGACCGAAAGAGATCAAGGAACTTTTTCGGTCATGCTTTCAAACGGTTTTGAGACAGATGTCATCAGACTGAAGATTTCGG ATTGTTCTAAGAGGGTTACAGAGTATTACGGAGCTACATACTCCAGTGATGTCCCTAGTGATGCTGAATTCCTGGAGTTCACTCTGCTTTATAGTAAGGACCAGCCAAAGGTCCTCTGGAATCGTACCAACCCTCAGACCAATAGGGGACGCAGAGTGCAGGTGGCACGTAGTGGGAGATCATGGGAGATTAATGACCTCACCCAGGCAGACAACGGCTACTACAGCTTCAGAGCAAAAGACAACAATTTGCTAATAAGGACACGGCTCGAAGTAAAAG AGCACGCTTCACACTATAATGCAAAGATGGATGAAGAGATCTTCATTGAAAATCTTTTTGGTGGCTCCGTGTGGACTGTGGATTTTAAACGTGAGGACGAAGAGGATTACTATTTCGGAACATTGATCGAAAAAGGCAGACTCCAAAACAGACccgcatttaaaaaaaggcttcagatCTATGATGATGGCATAATCATTCATCCTGTGAGACACGGAGACTCTGGCACCTTTGAGTTCAGAGACCAGCAAGGCAACCTGGCTCAGATTGTGGAGCTGGTGGTAGAGGTAGAGGAGG AAAAGGTTCCTACAGGGGATATTATTGGTATTGCTGTCGGGAGTGTCTTTGCAATGATTGTCTGCTGTTGCTGCGTGAGAAAGTGCTGTTGTAAAAAGAGCTCTTCTAAAAGGGACGAGTCCACACCTCCTGTGTTTAACCAT GATTCGACTCAACCCGCAGTCCCAAGTTACTCTGCTGCACCTGCTCCACATCACTCTTATCAGCCAACAAACTCCTTTGTTCCTACAGAACCGACAACTACCTCCCTCGAGCCATCG GTTCACAACCCAGTGAATATCCATGTGAACCCCCCTCAgccagag GTTGTACCTCTCAGAGGGCAGACAACCGATCCAGCTCCTACACTCGGCTCTGATTGTCTCTCCTCGGATCCTGGGCCACAGTTTGAGCTGAAGGGACTTACCTTTCTCACTGGGCCTCCCCTTAGCTCAGAGTCAACTTCCACTGATGTTTATACCTCAGATAAACTCAATTTTCTCTAA
- the LOC131982276 gene encoding SUN domain-containing protein 1-like, translated as MAMFRRSVRLQEAGYYMEEGRKTISYKEVLPRIFRRRNGHRHGRHRHGQHHMDAPDNQESNDRDESTDRDESTDRDKSNQTKRTWTTGTVIIMHFLWLLFLAAVFVMQHMQITELKQEVQLLKQRMDTSSPVIDRVSNFALESQGARVLCHLSSDMYWPKGSGIWDEIFSWWWSLKAQRIVIQGHSSLRPGECWSFSGEKGHLVVSLSHPVSITQVTLGHITRSQSPCGQIASAPREFSIYGMRTQDEIGTYLGTMVYDQDGPAFQTFNLPNPDRGIFRYVKLQIENNWGNMDYTCVYNFRVHGEVSE; from the exons ATGG CAATGTTTCGAAGGAGTGTTCGTCTGCAGGAAGCAGGGTATTACATGGAGGAAGGAAGAAAAACTATTTCCTACAAAGAAGTCCTACCCAG gaTCTTTCGGAGGAGGAATGGTCATCGCCATGGACGGCATCGCCATGGACAGCATCACATGGACGCTCCAGATAACCAGGAGTCCAATGACAGAGATGAGTCCACTGACAGAGATGAGTCCACTGACAGAGATAAGTCCAATCAGACCAAACGCACTTGGACCACTGGAACAGTGAttatcatgcattttttatggcTGCTCTTTCTGGCTGCTG TCTTTGTAATGCAACACATGCAAATAACAGAGCTCAAGCAGGAGGTGCAACTACTAAAACAAAGGATGGACACTTCTTCCCCTGTGATAGACAGAGTGTCAAACTTTGCATTAGAATCACAAG GTGCAAGAGTTTTATGCCATTTGTCATCCGACATGTATTGGCCGAAAGGATCTGGAATATGGGATGAAATATTCTCTTGGTGGTGGTCATTGAAAGCCCAGAGAATAGTTATACAG gGACATTCTTCACTACGTCCAGGAGAATGCTGGTCTTTTTCAGGCgaaaaaggacatttagttGTGTCCCTGTCTCACCCAGTCTCCATAACACAAGTGACACTCGGCCACATCACCAGAAGCCAGTCTCCATGCGGACAGATCGCAAGTGCACCAAGGGAATTTTCAATCTAT gGGATGAGGACACAGGATGAAATAGGCACCTACTTGGGAACAATGGTTTATGATCAAGACGGCCCAGCATTTCAGACCTTCAACCTGCCT AATCCAGACAGAGGAATCTTCAGATATGTGAAGCTGCAAATTGAAAACAACTGGGGTAACATGGATTACACATGCGTGTACAATTTCAGAGTTCATGGTGAGGTAAGTGAGTAG